In Oncorhynchus tshawytscha isolate Ot180627B linkage group LG28, Otsh_v2.0, whole genome shotgun sequence, a genomic segment contains:
- the LOC112226373 gene encoding proteoglycan 4-like: MYGDTNGPYPGSSSSKSQSDYCPFSEDPASPLNPDFYPLTDRFNGPSTAPATVLDNANSNPDLCSDLPINRLANRTILIFKGHFFWTMDPRTKALCPARNVMEEFGIPSPIDSAITRTNCQGKSYIIKIL; encoded by the exons ATGTATGGTG ACACCAACGGCCCTTACCCTGGATCCAGCAGCTCTAAGAGCCAGAGTGACTATTGTCCTTTCTCCGAGGACCCAGCATCCCCTTTGAACCCTGACTTTTACCCTCTGACTGACCGCTTCAATGGCCCCTCCACAGCCCCAGCCACTGTCCTGGATA ATGCTAACAGTAACCCAGACCTCTGCAGTGACCTGCCCATCAACAGACTGGCCAACCGAACCATTCTCATCTTCAAGG GTCATTTCTTCTGGACGATGGACCCCAGGACCAAGGCCCTTTGCCCAGCCCGCAACGTCATGGAGGAGTTTGGCATTCCGTCCCCTATCGACAGTGCCATCACCCGCACCAACTGCCAGGGCAAGAGCTACATCATCAAGATACTGTAG